A part of Kitasatospora acidiphila genomic DNA contains:
- the msrB gene encoding peptide-methionine (R)-S-oxide reductase MsrB, which produces MTYEIEKTDAEWREQLDPAEFQVLRRGGTEPAFRGEYTDTKTVGVYACRACGAELFSSEAKFESHCGWPSYFAPLAEDRVEYIEDTSHGMRRVEVRCARCGSHLGHVFEGEGYATPTDQRYCINSISLTLRPQE; this is translated from the coding sequence ATGACCTACGAGATCGAGAAGACCGACGCCGAGTGGCGCGAGCAGCTCGACCCGGCGGAGTTCCAGGTGCTGCGCCGTGGCGGCACCGAGCCGGCGTTCCGCGGCGAGTACACCGACACCAAGACCGTCGGGGTGTACGCCTGCCGGGCCTGCGGAGCCGAACTGTTCAGCTCCGAGGCCAAGTTCGAGAGCCACTGCGGCTGGCCGTCCTACTTCGCGCCGCTGGCCGAGGACCGGGTGGAGTACATCGAGGACACCTCGCACGGCATGCGCCGGGTCGAGGTGCGCTGCGCCCGCTGCGGCAGCCACCTGGGCCACGTCTTCGAGGGCGAGGGCTACGCCACCCCGACCGACCAGCGCTACTGCATCAACAGCATCTCGCTGACGCTCCGGCCGCAGGAGTAA